From Hippea alviniae EP5-r, the proteins below share one genomic window:
- a CDS encoding citrate (Si)-synthase, with product MSIKEKLYEKIQAHRPRITRLYKEFADKVIDEVTVYKIIAGMRGLKALITDISYLDPYEGIRFRGYTIPEVMEKLPKPEGAEMPYVEGHFYLLLTGDLPTEKDVEEVYTEWKKREQLPQYVIDILRAMPRDTHPMTMFAAGILAMQRDSKFAKWYASGQFNKNDAWEYMYEDVMDLMPKLPLLGAYIYRMKYKGDTHIPSDPNLDFGGNFAHMMGIDKPYDDVARMYFILHSDHESGNVSAHTTHLVASALSDIYYSYAAGMCGLAGPLHGLANQEVLRWIQGVMEKMGGKIPTKEEMEKFIWDTLNSGQVVPGFGHAVLRKTDPRYTAQREFALKHLPDDPIFKYVDLMYQVVPPILQQLGKVKNPWPNVDAHSGCIQWHYGVREYDFYTVLFGIGRALGVTCNIIWDRGLGYQIERPKSITTDMLEELAGAK from the coding sequence ATGAGCATTAAGGAGAAGCTCTACGAGAAGATTCAGGCTCACAGACCAAGGATTACCAGACTCTACAAGGAGTTTGCTGACAAGGTTATCGACGAGGTAACAGTTTACAAAATCATTGCAGGAATGAGAGGTTTGAAAGCTCTCATTACAGACATCTCTTATCTTGACCCTTACGAGGGTATTAGATTTAGGGGTTATACAATCCCTGAAGTAATGGAGAAATTGCCAAAGCCTGAAGGCGCTGAAATGCCTTATGTTGAAGGTCATTTTTATCTGTTGTTAACAGGCGATTTGCCAACTGAGAAGGATGTTGAAGAAGTTTACACAGAGTGGAAGAAGAGAGAGCAGCTTCCACAGTATGTAATCGACATCTTGAGAGCTATGCCAAGAGATACTCATCCAATGACAATGTTTGCTGCTGGTATTTTGGCTATGCAGAGAGACTCCAAGTTTGCTAAATGGTATGCATCTGGTCAGTTCAATAAGAATGATGCTTGGGAGTATATGTATGAAGATGTTATGGACTTAATGCCAAAACTTCCATTGCTTGGTGCATACATCTATAGAATGAAATATAAGGGCGATACACACATTCCAAGTGATCCTAACCTTGACTTCGGTGGAAACTTCGCTCACATGATGGGCATCGACAAACCTTATGACGATGTTGCAAGAATGTACTTCATCTTGCATTCCGACCATGAGAGTGGAAATGTTTCCGCTCACACAACACACCTTGTAGCAAGTGCATTGTCCGACATCTATTACTCCTATGCAGCAGGTATGTGCGGTCTTGCTGGTCCATTACACGGTCTTGCAAATCAGGAAGTTCTCAGATGGATCCAGGGCGTAATGGAGAAGATGGGCGGCAAGATCCCAACAAAAGAAGAGATGGAGAAATTCATTTGGGATACATTGAATTCTGGTCAGGTTGTTCCAGGATTCGGTCATGCAGTTTTGAGAAAGACAGACCCAAGATACACGGCTCAGAGAGAGTTCGCTTTGAAACACTTACCAGACGACCCAATCTTCAAGTATGTAGACTTGATGTATCAGGTTGTTCCACCAATCTTGCAGCAGCTTGGCAAAGTAAAGAATCCATGGCCAAACGTAGATGCTCACTCCGGCTGCATCCAGTGGCACTATGGCGTAAGAGAGTACGACTTCTATACGGTACTCTTCGGTATCGGAAGAGCATTGGGTGTTACATGCAACATTATTTGGGACAGAGGTCTCGGTTATCAGATCGAAAGACCAAAATCCATCACAACAGACATGCTCGAGGAGCTTGCTGGAGCAAAATAA